In Debaryomyces hansenii CBS767 chromosome A complete sequence, a genomic segment contains:
- a CDS encoding DEHA2D15576p (similar to uniprot|P53043 Saccharomyces cerevisiae YGR123C PPT1 Protein serine/threonine phosphatase with similarity to human phosphatase PP5), which translates to MSNNKEEAIKLKDEGNAYLKEHRYNYAIDSYTKAIELDPTNAVFYSNRAQVHIKLENYGLAISDCNEALKVDPNMMKAYYRRGISLMAILNYKEAQINFKEILKKMPNDRLTLENNKQCISYLKKQAFEKAIAGDVKESVINSINYNDLIIEKTWEGPELSINAKRENKESDLEVEIEGLDLDYLKYMIKLFKDGGKLPKKHVHAIVAKVRQLFKNESSMVEVSQGHSKLSSSESPDEILLSKAKKFTVVGDTHGQFYDVLNLFQKFGYVSEEHAYLFNGDFVDRGSWSCEVALYLYVLKILYPTSVFINRGNHETNDMNKTYGFTDECEHKYSKKIFEAFAESFGALPLATLINRSYLCMHGGLFSDSKVKIEDIKKINRFPNSGSTQPARDGIGMELLWTDPQPTNGCSPSKRGIGMQFGPDITERFCLTNKIRKVLRSHEVRMDGVEEEHNGRLITVFSAPNYCDSTGNLGGVVHFTENDKYDKEKDDGEGYRASDDANCPWNLQIETFEAVPHPDLKPMAYSKSGFGF; encoded by the coding sequence TAAAGGAACATCGTTATAATTATGCTATTGATTCGTATACTAAGGCGATTGAATTGGATCCAACGAATGCAGTTTTCTATTCCAATAGAGCCCAAGTTCATATTAAATTAGAGAACTATGGATTAGCTATTAGTGATTGTAATGAAGCTTTGAAAGTTGATCCAAACATGATGAAGGCATACTACCGTAGAGgtatttcattaatggCCATCTTGAATTATAAAGAGGCACAGATCAATTTTAAAgagattttgaagaagatgcCAAACGATAGATTGACTTTAGAGAACAACAAACAATGTATTAGCTACTTGAAGAAACAGGCATTTGAAAAGGCTATTGCGGGAGACGTGAAGGAATCGGTGATTAACAGTATCAACtataatgatttgataatCGAGAAAACCTGGGAAGGTCCCGAATTATCGATAAATGCTAAAAGAGAAAATAAGGAGTCTGACcttgaagttgaaatagAAGGGTTAGATTTAGATTACTTGAAGTACATGatcaaacttttcaaagACGGAGGCAAATTACCAAAGAAACATGTTCATGCAATTGTTGCAAAGGTGCGTCAATTGTTCAAAAACGAAAGCAGTATGGTAGAAGTCTCTCAAGGCCATTCAAAGCTTTCTTCTAGTGAGTCGCCAGACGAAATCCTCTTATCAAAAGCAAAGAAATTCACGGTCGTTGGAGACACACATGGACAATTTTATGACGTTTTAAATCTTTTCCAGAAATTTGGATACGTGTCTGAAGAACACgcatatttatttaacggtgattttgttgatagaGGTTCGTGGTCATGTGAAGTTGCATTGTACTTATACGTTTTAAAGATTTTGTACCCTACTTCAGTCTTTATTAACAGAGGAAATCATGAAACTAATGACATGAATAAGACATACGGTTTCACTGATGAGTGTGAGCATAAGTACTCCAAAAAGATATTTGAGGCATTCGCCGAGTCCTTTGGTGCGTTACCATTAGCCACTTTGATCAACCGTTCGTATTTATGTATGCATGGTGGTTTATTCTCTGATTCTAAAGTCAAAATAGAAGACATCAAAAAGATCAACCGTTTCCCAAATTCTGGCTCAACTCAACCAGCAAGAGATGGCATTGGAATGGAATTATTATGGACGGACCCACAACCAACAAATGGGTGTTCCCCATCAAAGAGAGGTATTGGTATGCAGTTTGGTCCTGATATAACTGAAAGGTTCTGCTTAACCAATAAAATTAGAAAGGTTTTAAGATCCCATGAAGTGAGAATGGACGGTGTAGAAGAAGAGCACAACGGTAGATTAATTACAGTCTTTAGTGCACCAAATTATTGTGATTCTACTGGTAATTTAGGTGGTGTTGTTCATTTTACTGAAAATGACAAAtatgataaagaaaaggatGACGGTGAAGGATATAGAGCCTCTGATGATGCTAACTGTCCATGGAACTTGCAAATTGAAACCTTTGAAGCCGTTCCACATCCTGATTTAAAGCCAATGGCTTATTCTAAGAGTGGATTTGGATTTTAa
- a CDS encoding DEHA2D15598p (weakly similar to uniprot|O59799 Schizosaccharomyces pombe SPCC550 SPCC550.01c protein), with product MYTLFKFAHFFCDDDDAPDEWDQRIMNTGCHEENLKLQLCHADTGDWRQCLKEMQDFKKCWDENKNNERTHTVNNDE from the exons ATGTATACTCTTTTTAAATTTGCTCATTTCTTCT GTGATGACGACGATGCTCCTGATGAATGGGATCAAAGAATTATGAATACAGGATGCCACGAAGAGAACCTCAAGTTACAACTCTGTCATGCCGATACTGGAGACTGGAGACAGtgtttgaaagaaatgcaagatttcaaaaaatgcTGggatgaaaataagaacAATGAAAGAACACACACAGTTAATAACGATGAATAA
- a CDS encoding DEHA2D15620p (no similarity) — protein MPLSLLDQQRKQLEQLMKKSSNLVPIAGLQDEAQVNDTEIPIADDSTDKKDKYSYNLIVWCQHLDLDVLTI, from the exons ATGCCGTTGTCCTTGTTGGATCAGCAGAGAAAGCAATTGGAacaattgatgaaaaagtCCTCGAATTTGGTGCCAATTGCTGGACTACAAGATGAAGCACAGGTAAATGATACGGAGATTCCAATTGCAGATGATAGTACGGACAAGAAGGATAAAT ACAGCTATAATTTGATCGTCTGGTGTCAGCATTTGGACTTGGATGTTCTTACGATATAG